The Bacteroidales bacterium DNA segment TCGTCCAGGCTCATGGTGGTCTGGCTGAACAATGTCAGCCGCCCGGGTATATCTTTCTTACGGAGTTCCTCCAGCGAGTCGAATACTACGGCCTGATTGCCGCTCTGGCCGTTTAATCCGATAACCTCCGGGTGGTTGTGCTTGCCAAATATAAAAATGTTTTCCCCGTTCTCGTGTGCCTTCCTGATGTCCCTTTGAAGTTTCAGTATGATCGGACAGGAAGCATCCACGATACGGTTGTCATGTTCCCGGGCTTTGCTGTATCTTTCGGGAGGTTCTCCGTGGGCGCGGAACAGGATGTTTTTGTGTTTGAACTTTGGCAGATCTTTATGACTGATGGTGGTCAGACCTTTCTTTTTTAAGCGGTTCACCTCTTCTTCATTGTGCACGATCTGCCCCACACAATAAACCTCCTCTCCCTGATCGAGGAGCTCTTCCGCTTTCTTTATCGCTTTGACGACGCCAAAACAAAATCCCGATCGGTCATCTATTTCCGTTTTGAGCCTGAGCCTGCCTTTTCCGGTCATATTGTTTGAAAATTTCGTACAGAGAGAAATTGATAAACAGCAAACTTAATAAATATACCGCATCTTCAACAGGTATGCTGTAAATTCTTAAACTCAGATTTTCTTCATTGTTGTACAATACTACCGGTAATTTTGTTAAAACCCCGTTGATGATAAAAAATGGAATCAATGATACCAGGTATCCCTTGAAAAAATTGCTCAGGTGAACTGCAATATGCTTTTTGTTGGCGATAATGAACAATATAACGGAAGCCAGTATGAAACTGACAAAGGTATAACTCAGATGGACTGTCAACAGGCCTGCAAGGAACAAAAAGAAAGCCAGGAAGAGAGTTGTCTGGCGTATAAAGCGGAATGTGACCCTTCCTGCAAAGTATATCACCGTTTCATAAATAAAGAAACAGGCATAGGGGATGATGAGGAAAAACAACCACTCTTCGAGGGGCAA contains these protein-coding regions:
- a CDS encoding 4-hydroxy-3-methylbut-2-enyl diphosphate reductase; translated protein: MTGKGRLRLKTEIDDRSGFCFGVVKAIKKAEELLDQGEEVYCVGQIVHNEEEVNRLKKKGLTTISHKDLPKFKHKNILFRAHGEPPERYSKAREHDNRIVDASCPIILKLQRDIRKAHENGENIFIFGKHNHPEVIGLNGQSGNQAVVFDSLEELRKKDIPGRLTLFSQTTMSLD
- a CDS encoding lycopene cyclase domain-containing protein encodes the protein MEYSNFTYLFLLLIAIAYPLAKSFESRIRFYTKLKYIIPAIIITAIPFLIWDIIFENHHIWSFSSDHTIGVNMLGLPLEEWLFFLIIPYACFFIYETVIYFAGRVTFRFIRQTTLFLAFFLFLAGLLTVHLSYTFVSFILASVILFIIANKKHIAVHLSNFFKGYLVSLIPFFIINGVLTKLPVVLYNNEENLSLRIYSIPVEDAVYLLSLLFINFSLYEIFKQYDRKRQAQAQNGNR